From Procambarus clarkii isolate CNS0578487 chromosome 73, FALCON_Pclarkii_2.0, whole genome shotgun sequence, one genomic window encodes:
- the LOC123774088 gene encoding procathepsin L-like, with product MKYLAASVLVAALAAISAVPYSSVVQEEWETFKIEHDKKYATDVEDSFRMNIYMENRLKIAAHNKLYATGHKSYRLRMNKFGDMLQTEFLSTMAGFHTNHTERYRLNSMYNGSTYIEPEDDVILPKTVDWRKKGAVTPVKDQGKCGSCWAFSATGSLEGQHFRQTGKLVSISEQNLIDCSTKYGNGGCDGGLMTAAFKYIEDNGGIDTEDSYPYKKKEGKCQYKQQASGAKVTGFVHIREGSEDALKKAVATVGPVSVAIDASHGSIQFYHHGVYDEPECSSTNLGHGVLVVGYGTTEDGTDYWLVKNSWGTTLGDEGYIKMMRNRSNQCGIATEASFPLV from the exons ATGAAGTACTTGGCAGCATCAGTGTTGGTGGCCGCTCTTGCCGCAATATCTGCAGTACCTTACTCTTCTGTTGTGCAGGAAGAGTGGGAGACATTTAAG atTGAACATGACAAGAAATACGCCACTGATGTTGAAGACTCGTTCCGCATGAACATCTATATGGAAAATAGACTCAAGATTGCTGCACACAATAAGCTGTATGCAACAGGACACAAGTCATACAGGCTCAGGATGAACAAGTTTGGTGACATG CTTCAGACGGAGTTTTTGTCAACAATGGCAGGTTTCCATACGAACCACACCGAAAGATACAGATTAAACAGCATGTACAATGGTTCCACATACATTGAGCCGGAAGATGATGTTATCCTTCCCAAGACTGTTGACTGGAGAAAGAAGGGAGCAGTCACCCCAGTAAAGGACCAAGGAAAATGTGGATCATGCTGGGCTTTCTCAGCT ACCGGGTCACTGGAAGGTCAACACTTCCGCCAGACGGGTAAGCTGGTGAGCATTTCTGAGCAGAACTTGATTGACTGTTCCACCAAGTACGGCAATGGTGGCTGTGACGGTGGACTGATGACCGCTGCCTTCAAGTACATTGAGGACAATGGTGGGATTGACACTGAAGATTCTTATCCTTACAAGAAGAAG GAAGGAAAGTGTCAATATAAACAACAAGCATCTGGTGCTAAAGTGACTGGCTTTGTTCATATTCGCGAGGGAAGTGAAGATGCACTGAAGAAAGCTGTTGCCACAGTTGGACCAGTATCTGTTGCCATTGATGCCTCACACGGGTCAATCCAGTTTTACCATCATG gtgttTATGACGAGCCAGAATGTAGTTCAACGAATCTTGGCCACGGTGTTCTGGTTGTGGGTTATGGCACTACGGAGGACGGaactgactactggctggtgaagaACTCTTGGGGCACAACTCTGGGTGATGAAGGCTACATCAAGATGATGAGGAACCGTAGTAACCAGTGTGGCATTGCTACTGAGGCCTCTTTCCCCCTTGTATAA